A stretch of Stigmatopora argus isolate UIUO_Sarg chromosome 22, RoL_Sarg_1.0, whole genome shotgun sequence DNA encodes these proteins:
- the alg8 gene encoding dolichyl pyrophosphate Glc1Man9GlcNAc2 alpha-1,3-glucosyltransferase isoform X1 yields the protein MDICSNTNTTWREGGDVNKVFNRHNTGTIMAAASVDRGSWFPALALGVSLLKTLFINAYHSTDFEVHRNWLAITHSLPVSRWYHENTSEWTLDYPPLFAWFEYGLSHFARHFDDQMLVVENLNYSSPATVLFQRLSVIFTDVLFIYAARECCKCIKTQKGALDILNSPSFVLAVLLLWNFGLLLVDHIHFQYNGFLFGFLLLSIAKHLQVNKKSPFCIHFPSQSAHSPLQQSQHLQGALLFAILLNLKHIYLYVAPAYGVFLLRSYCFMQDRSDGSIRWRSFSPVRLVALGCIVVGVCALSFGPFVAMGQASQVLSRLFPFKRGLCHAYWAPNAWALYNVLDKSLATVALRFKLVSETTLPRASMTGGLVQEFRHSVLPSVSPFVTILCTLLSMLPALASIWRRPRGPRGFLRCLLLCGLASFTFGWHVHEKAILIAVLPLSLLAVESREDAGIFLVLATTAHYSLFPLLFTPAELLLKFALMLIFTIFSFAALTRLHSASGRLLRPPEAFYLSGLAVVAVGCEVIFPLSPWQRKMPFLPLLATSAYTSLGVGYSFLRLYATMLRRDGGKSKRS from the exons ATGGACATCTGTTCCAACACAAATACAACTTGGCGAG AAGGAGGTGATGTCAATAAAGTTTTCAATCGACACAACACGGGAACCATCATGGCGGCCGCCTCGGTGGACCGAGGCAGCTGGTTTCCAGCCTTAGCTTTGGGGGTTTCTCTGCTCAAAACTCTCTTTATCAACGCCTA TCACTCCACCGACTTTGAAGTACACAGGAACTGGTTGGCCATCACACACAGTCTTCCAGTGTCCCGGTGGTATCATGAG AACACATCAGAGTGGACACTTGACTACCCGCCGCTATTTGCCTGGTTTGAGTACGGCCTCTCGCACTTTGCTCGCCATTTTGACGACCAGATGTTGGTGGTGGAGAACCTGAATTACTCCAGTCCGGCCACCGTCCTCTTCCAGAGACTTTCCGTCATTTTCACCGATGTCCTTTTTATCTACGCTGCCAGAGA GTGCTGCAAATGCATTAAGACTCAGAAGGGCGCCTTGGACATCCTTAATAGTCCGTCCTTCGTCCTGGCTGTGCTGCTGCTCTGGAACTTTGGACTTCTGCTTGTTGATC ACATCCACTTTCAGTACAATGGCTTCCTTTTTGGTTTCCTGCTGCTGTCCATTGCCAAACACCTGcaggtaaataaaaaaagcccctTTTGCATCCATTTCCCCAGCCAATCAGCTCATTCTCCTTTGCAACAGTCTCAACACCTGCAGGGGGCGCTGCTCTTCGCTATTCTGCTCAACCTGAAGCACATCTACCTGTATGTCGCTCCGGCTTATGGCGTCTTCCTGCTGAGGAGCTACTGCTTCATGCAGGACCGCAGCG ACGGCTCCATAAGGTGGAGGAGCTTCAGCCCCGTGCGTCTCGTCGCCCTCGGCTGCATCGTGGTGGGCGTCTGCGCCCTTTCCTTCGGCCCTTTCGTCGCCATG GGTCAAGCGTCTCAGGTGCTTTCTCGCCTCTTCCCTTTCAAACGAGGCCTCTGTCACGCCTACTGGGCGCCAAACGCGTGGGCTCTGTACAACGTCCTGGATAAAAGCCTGGCCACCGTGG cTCTTCGTTTCAAGCTGGTGAGCGAGACGACGCTACCCCGGGCCTCCATGACGGGCGGATTGGTTCAGGAGTTCCGCCACTCGGTTCTCCCGTCTGTTAGCCCGTTTGTCACTATTCTCTGCACCCTGCTGTCCATGCTG CCGGCGTTGGCGTCCATCTGGCGCCGCCCTCGTGGCCCTCGGGGCTTCCTGCGTTGCCTGCTGCTGTGCGGGCTGGCTTCCTTCACGTTTGGCTGGCACGTCCACGAAAAAGCCATCCTCATCGCCGTCCTGCCGCTGAG TCTGCTGGCAGTGGAGAGCAGAGAGGACGCGGGGATATTCTTGGTCCTCGCCACCACGGCTCATTACTCGCTTTTTCCACTACTCTTCACCCCGGCGG AGCTCCTCCTCAAATTTGCACTGATGCTGATATTCACCATTTTCTCGTTTGCTGCTCTGACCAGACTCCACAG CGCATCGGGGCGTTTGCTTCGGCCCCCGGAGGCCTTCTACCTGTCGGGCTTGGCCGTGGTCGCCGTGGGCTGCGAGGTGATCTTCCCTTTGTCACCGTGGCAACGGAAGATGCCCTTCCTCCCGCTGCTGGCGACGTCCGCGTACACCTCCCTAGGCGTGGGCTACTCTTTCCTGCGTCTGTACGCCACGATGCTGCGACGGGACGGCGGAAAGTCCAAACGATCGTGA
- the alg8 gene encoding dolichyl pyrophosphate Glc1Man9GlcNAc2 alpha-1,3-glucosyltransferase isoform X2 yields MDICSNTNTTWREGGDVNKVFNRHNTGTIMAAASVDRGSWFPALALGVSLLKTLFINAYHSTDFEVHRNWLAITHSLPVSRWYHENTSEWTLDYPPLFAWFEYGLSHFARHFDDQMLVVENLNYSSPATVLFQRLSVIFTDVLFIYAARECCKCIKTQKGALDILNSPSFVLAVLLLWNFGLLLVDHIHFQYNGFLFGFLLLSIAKHLQSQHLQGALLFAILLNLKHIYLYVAPAYGVFLLRSYCFMQDRSDGSIRWRSFSPVRLVALGCIVVGVCALSFGPFVAMGQASQVLSRLFPFKRGLCHAYWAPNAWALYNVLDKSLATVALRFKLVSETTLPRASMTGGLVQEFRHSVLPSVSPFVTILCTLLSMLPALASIWRRPRGPRGFLRCLLLCGLASFTFGWHVHEKAILIAVLPLSLLAVESREDAGIFLVLATTAHYSLFPLLFTPAELLLKFALMLIFTIFSFAALTRLHSASGRLLRPPEAFYLSGLAVVAVGCEVIFPLSPWQRKMPFLPLLATSAYTSLGVGYSFLRLYATMLRRDGGKSKRS; encoded by the exons ATGGACATCTGTTCCAACACAAATACAACTTGGCGAG AAGGAGGTGATGTCAATAAAGTTTTCAATCGACACAACACGGGAACCATCATGGCGGCCGCCTCGGTGGACCGAGGCAGCTGGTTTCCAGCCTTAGCTTTGGGGGTTTCTCTGCTCAAAACTCTCTTTATCAACGCCTA TCACTCCACCGACTTTGAAGTACACAGGAACTGGTTGGCCATCACACACAGTCTTCCAGTGTCCCGGTGGTATCATGAG AACACATCAGAGTGGACACTTGACTACCCGCCGCTATTTGCCTGGTTTGAGTACGGCCTCTCGCACTTTGCTCGCCATTTTGACGACCAGATGTTGGTGGTGGAGAACCTGAATTACTCCAGTCCGGCCACCGTCCTCTTCCAGAGACTTTCCGTCATTTTCACCGATGTCCTTTTTATCTACGCTGCCAGAGA GTGCTGCAAATGCATTAAGACTCAGAAGGGCGCCTTGGACATCCTTAATAGTCCGTCCTTCGTCCTGGCTGTGCTGCTGCTCTGGAACTTTGGACTTCTGCTTGTTGATC ACATCCACTTTCAGTACAATGGCTTCCTTTTTGGTTTCCTGCTGCTGTCCATTGCCAAACACCTGcag TCTCAACACCTGCAGGGGGCGCTGCTCTTCGCTATTCTGCTCAACCTGAAGCACATCTACCTGTATGTCGCTCCGGCTTATGGCGTCTTCCTGCTGAGGAGCTACTGCTTCATGCAGGACCGCAGCG ACGGCTCCATAAGGTGGAGGAGCTTCAGCCCCGTGCGTCTCGTCGCCCTCGGCTGCATCGTGGTGGGCGTCTGCGCCCTTTCCTTCGGCCCTTTCGTCGCCATG GGTCAAGCGTCTCAGGTGCTTTCTCGCCTCTTCCCTTTCAAACGAGGCCTCTGTCACGCCTACTGGGCGCCAAACGCGTGGGCTCTGTACAACGTCCTGGATAAAAGCCTGGCCACCGTGG cTCTTCGTTTCAAGCTGGTGAGCGAGACGACGCTACCCCGGGCCTCCATGACGGGCGGATTGGTTCAGGAGTTCCGCCACTCGGTTCTCCCGTCTGTTAGCCCGTTTGTCACTATTCTCTGCACCCTGCTGTCCATGCTG CCGGCGTTGGCGTCCATCTGGCGCCGCCCTCGTGGCCCTCGGGGCTTCCTGCGTTGCCTGCTGCTGTGCGGGCTGGCTTCCTTCACGTTTGGCTGGCACGTCCACGAAAAAGCCATCCTCATCGCCGTCCTGCCGCTGAG TCTGCTGGCAGTGGAGAGCAGAGAGGACGCGGGGATATTCTTGGTCCTCGCCACCACGGCTCATTACTCGCTTTTTCCACTACTCTTCACCCCGGCGG AGCTCCTCCTCAAATTTGCACTGATGCTGATATTCACCATTTTCTCGTTTGCTGCTCTGACCAGACTCCACAG CGCATCGGGGCGTTTGCTTCGGCCCCCGGAGGCCTTCTACCTGTCGGGCTTGGCCGTGGTCGCCGTGGGCTGCGAGGTGATCTTCCCTTTGTCACCGTGGCAACGGAAGATGCCCTTCCTCCCGCTGCTGGCGACGTCCGCGTACACCTCCCTAGGCGTGGGCTACTCTTTCCTGCGTCTGTACGCCACGATGCTGCGACGGGACGGCGGAAAGTCCAAACGATCGTGA
- the guca1d gene encoding guanylate cyclase activator 1d: MGNHGSNLDDILSEDMHHWYNMFMRESPSGLITLFELKTILGLKGLTENANSYVDQVFYTFDMDGDGYIDFVEYIAAISLLLKGEINQKLKWYFKLFDQDGNGKIDKEELETIFSAIQDITRNRDIDPEDIVTLIFEKIDVNGEGELTLEEFIEGAKNHEDIMEMLKNLMDLTPVLVIIVEGRT; encoded by the exons ATGGGCAACCACGGCTCCAACCTGGACGACATCCTGTCGGAGGACATGCACCACTGGTACAACATGTTCATGCGCGAATCGCCATCGGGCCTCATCACGTTATTCGAGCTGAAGACCATCTTGGGCCTGAAGGGCTTGACCGAGAACGCCAACAGTTACGTGGACCAGGTCTTCTACACCTTCGACATGGATGGG GACGGTTACATTGACTTTGTGGAATACATCGCCGCCATAAGTCTGTTGCTCAAAGGGGAAATCAACCAGAAGCTGAAGTGGTACTTCAAACTCTTTGACCAGGACGGCAACGGAAAGATCGACAAGGAAGAGTTGGAGACCATCTTCTCG GCGATCCAGGACATCACACGAAACAGAGACATCGACCCCGAAGACATCGTCACGCTCATATTTGAAAAGATTGACGTCAATGGAGAAG GTGAGCTTACCCTGGAGGAGTTCATCGAGGGTGCCAAAAACCACGAAGACATCATGGAAATGCTGAAGAACCTGATGGACTTGACGCCGGTGTTGGTCATCATCGTAGAGGGTCGCACATAG
- the dub gene encoding duboraya: MHEEQEQESQERICSRPSVAQLAGRFAGSSPPSAGETEKPVRRRPPRTLQLPKCHGDEREEAAGVTSPVKVKRNSALIEKLQANLALSPAALLPSPGSPGVRPPPFSPPPSPGPVAASPSSALSSPALTEEEGPASFEAPPTATEGALLVNVNKSRARHSLRRRPPSRRHRKSSGGEDVGVASEDADTRAGRPEPKSRQEAGGDVLGDPNPSLLEKDKSDPSPEEERANDEQDERRVDKEEKESGDGVGVEAEKQEKTLAEDQNNNREALRADAAETQ, translated from the exons atgcacgaGGAACAGGAACAAGAAAGTCAG GAGCGGATTTGTTCGCGGCCCTCCGTGGCTCAACTTGCCGGAAGGTTCGCCGGTTCGTCTCCTCCCTCTGCCGGTGAGACG gaaaagcCAGTCCGCCGGCGACCGCCTCGCACCTTACAACTGCCCAAATGCCACGGAGACGAGCGTGAG GAAGCCGCGGGCGTGACGTCTCCCGTCAAAGTCAAGAGGAACTCCGCCCTGATCGAGAAGCTTCAG GCCAACCTGGCTCTGTCGCCCGCCGCCCTGCTGCCCTCGCCCGGGAGCCCCGGCGTCAGGCCGCCGCCGTTCAGTCCTCCGCCCTCGCCCGGCCCCGTGGCGGCGAGCCCCTCGTCCGCGCTGTCGTCGCCCGCTTTGACGGAGGAGGAGGGGCCGGCGTCGTTTGAAGCCCCTCCCACGGCGACGGAGGGAGCCCTCTTGGTGAACGTAAACAAA AGCCGGGCCCGCCACTCCCTCAGGCGACGCCCTCCGTCCCGCCGCCACAGAAAATCCAGTGGCGGGGAGGACGTGGGCGTGGCCTCGGAGGACGCGGACACCCGGGCCGGCCGACCCGAGCCGAAAAGCAGGCAGGAAGCGGGAGGAGATGTCTTGGGCGACCCGAATCCCAGTCTCCTCGAGAAGGACAAATCCGACCCAAGCCCAGAGGAAGAGCGGGCCAATGACGAACAAGATGAGCGGCGGGTGGACAAAGAAGAGAAGGAAAGTGGAGACGGCGTCGGCGTGGAGGCGGAAAAGCAGGAGAAGACTTTGGCGGAAGATCAGAATAACAATCGAGAAGCCCTGCGAGCCGACGCAGCTGAAACGCAGTGA
- the stim1b gene encoding stromal interaction molecule 1b isoform X1, translating to MNMARACLWLLCFLSVGVGEGDRTQTDRQYQRSRQDSELCTVDRQLCEDENALLSFEAIRSIHGLMDDDADGTVDAAETDEFLREDLQCHDPKAKHTSFHRADLRISVGDIWRTWKKSEVYNWTDEQVEEWLELSVELPQYAQSFRKHGLDGKALPRLAVKNATLTGTLLKISERSHAQKLQLKALDTVLFGPPPVLQNRWKDIVLGVSVLAALGGCWFAYVQTRRSRDDLSKLMKDLEGLQRAEQSLLDMQEKLQKARDDQRSVQVEKVKVEEELRNEIHCAKQEAQRLRELREGAENERCRQKYAEEELEQVRMALKKAERELESRARRSPPEALQTWLQLTHEIEVQYYNVKKQSAEKQLLQAREGAEKIKKKRNSLFGTFHVAHSSSLDDVDHKILSAKQALGDVTAALREKLHRWENIESLTGFCLVTNPGLSALAVALNLEPSFLGLRPASPQHHLLLSDDLDDMDEDILSPGTLKYAAWQMERRVSDLWPLGSIADNHSPWKLSAAQSLTPLQQRMGDSTLMFSSQRDIMDGYDSDSPLAFCHGPSARPPRGRTYGIAAGGGGGVGGGLGKSSSLGELSGTSSSTAGVLASSCSTRSLCFTAEGADGPALYSAVPAPPRRSLAEEGREEGDAAGGGRRRNAFKTIFKKKK from the exons ATGA ATATGGCGCGTGCTTGTTTGTGGCTTCTGTGCTTCCTGAGCGTCGGGGTCGGCGAGGGCGACCGTACCCAGACAGATCGCCAATATCAACGTTCTCGCCAAGACTCAG agttgtGCACCGTGGACCGGCAACTGTGCGAGGACGAGAACGCCCTGTTGAGTTTTGAGGCCATCCGCAGCATTCACGGACTGATGGACGACGACGCGGACGGCACGGTGGACGCGGCCGAGACGGACGAG TTCCTGCGGGAGGATCTCCAGTGTCACGACCCCAAAGCCAAGCACACCAGCTTCCATCGTGCCGACCTGCGCATCAGCGTGGGGGACATTTGGCGCACCTGGAAGAAATCGGAAG TGTATAACTGGACCGACGAGCAGGTGGAAGAGTGGCTTGAGCTCAGCGTGGAGCTCCCCCAATACGCCCAAAGCTTCCGCAAACACGGGCTGGATGGCAAGGCGTTACCAAG gctggcCGTGAAGAACGCGACCCTGACTGGGACGCTTTTGAAAATTTCAGAGCGCAGTCACGCTCAGAAGCTGCAACTCAAGGCTCTGGACACTGTCCTCTTTGGACCGCCGCCAG TCCTACAGAACCGATGGAAGGACATTGTTCTGGGCGTGTCTGTGCTTGCCGCGCTGGGCGGCTGCTGGTTCGCCTACGTCCAGACCAGGAGGTCCAGGGACGACCTGAGCAAGCTGATGAAGGACCTGGAGGGTCTTCAGAGGGCCGAGCAAAGCCTGCTGGACATGCAGGAGAA GCTGCAAAAGGCCCGAGACGATCAACGCTCCGTTCAGGTGGAGAAGGTaaaggtggaggaggagctgaGGAACGAGATCCACTGCGCCAAGCAGGAAGCCCAGCGGCTCCGGGAGCTCCGCGAGGGCGCTGAGAACGAGCGCTGTCGCCAGAAGTACGCCGAGGAGGAGCTGGAGCAG GTGAGGATGGCGCTGAAAAAGGCCGAGAGGGAGCTGGAGTCGCGGGCTCGCCGCTCGCCGCCGGAGGCGCTGCAGACGTGGCTGCAACTGACGCACGAGATCGAAGTTCAGTACTACAACGTGAAGAAGCAGAGTGCCGAGAAGCAGCTCCTGCAAGCCAGAGAGGGG GCCGAGAAGATCAAGAAGAAGAGGAACTCTCTCTTCGGGACCTTCCACGTGGCTCACAGTTCTTCCCTGGACGACGTGGACCACAAGATCCTCTCGGCCAA ACAGGCCCTGGGCGACGTGACGGCCGCCCTGCGGGAGAAGTTGCACCGCTGGGAGAACATCGAGTCCCTGACGGGTTTCTGCCTGGTCACCAACCCGGGCCTGAGCGCGCTGGCCGTCGCCCTCAACCTGGAGCCGTCCTTCCTGGGCCTGCGTCCGGCCAGCCCGCAGCACCACCTCCTGCTGTCCGACGACCTGGACGACATGGACGAGGACATCCTGTCGCCCGGAACGCTGAAAT ATGCAGCCTGGCAGATGGAGCGGCGAGTGAGTGACCTCTGGCCACTGGGCAGCATCGCGGATAACCATTCGCCATGGAAACTCTCTG CAGctcagagtctgacacccctgcagcaAAGGATGGGAGATTCCACCTTGATGTTCAGCTCTCAGAG GGACATTATGGACGGCTACGACTCGGACTCGCCCCTGGCGTTCTGCCACGGCCCGTCGGCGAGGCCCCCGCGGGGTCGGACCTACGGAATCgcggcaggaggaggaggaggagtaggaGGAGGCCTGGGAAAGAGCTCCAGCCTCGGGGAGCTGAGCGGCACCTCCTCCTCGACGGCGGGCGTCCTGGCCTCCTCCTGCTCCACTCGCTCGCTCTGCTTCACGGCCGAGGGCGCCGACGGCCCCGCCCTCTACTCGGCCGTCCCCGCGCCCCCGAGGCGGAGCCTGGCGGAGGAGGGGCGCGAGGAGGGCGACGCTGCGGGGGGCGGCCGTCGCAGAAATGCCTTCAAAACCATTTTTAAGAAGAAGAAATGA
- the stim1b gene encoding stromal interaction molecule 1b isoform X3, whose product MARRYQGNTDLLAVKNATLTGTLLKISERSHAQKLQLKALDTVLFGPPPVLQNRWKDIVLGVSVLAALGGCWFAYVQTRRSRDDLSKLMKDLEGLQRAEQSLLDMQEKLQKARDDQRSVQVEKVKVEEELRNEIHCAKQEAQRLRELREGAENERCRQKYAEEELEQVRMALKKAERELESRARRSPPEALQTWLQLTHEIEVQYYNVKKQSAEKQLLQAREGAEKIKKKRNSLFGTFHVAHSSSLDDVDHKILSAKQALGDVTAALREKLHRWENIESLTGFCLVTNPGLSALAVALNLEPSFLGLRPASPQHHLLLSDDLDDMDEDILSPGTLKYAAWQMERRVSDLWPLGSIADNHSPWKLSAAQSLTPLQQRMGDSTLMFSSQRDIMDGYDSDSPLAFCHGPSARPPRGRTYGIAAGGGGGVGGGLGKSSSLGELSGTSSSTAGVLASSCSTRSLCFTAEGADGPALYSAVPAPPRRSLAEEGREEGDAAGGGRRRNAFKTIFKKKK is encoded by the exons ATGGCAAGGCGTTACCAAGGTAACACTGACCT gctggcCGTGAAGAACGCGACCCTGACTGGGACGCTTTTGAAAATTTCAGAGCGCAGTCACGCTCAGAAGCTGCAACTCAAGGCTCTGGACACTGTCCTCTTTGGACCGCCGCCAG TCCTACAGAACCGATGGAAGGACATTGTTCTGGGCGTGTCTGTGCTTGCCGCGCTGGGCGGCTGCTGGTTCGCCTACGTCCAGACCAGGAGGTCCAGGGACGACCTGAGCAAGCTGATGAAGGACCTGGAGGGTCTTCAGAGGGCCGAGCAAAGCCTGCTGGACATGCAGGAGAA GCTGCAAAAGGCCCGAGACGATCAACGCTCCGTTCAGGTGGAGAAGGTaaaggtggaggaggagctgaGGAACGAGATCCACTGCGCCAAGCAGGAAGCCCAGCGGCTCCGGGAGCTCCGCGAGGGCGCTGAGAACGAGCGCTGTCGCCAGAAGTACGCCGAGGAGGAGCTGGAGCAG GTGAGGATGGCGCTGAAAAAGGCCGAGAGGGAGCTGGAGTCGCGGGCTCGCCGCTCGCCGCCGGAGGCGCTGCAGACGTGGCTGCAACTGACGCACGAGATCGAAGTTCAGTACTACAACGTGAAGAAGCAGAGTGCCGAGAAGCAGCTCCTGCAAGCCAGAGAGGGG GCCGAGAAGATCAAGAAGAAGAGGAACTCTCTCTTCGGGACCTTCCACGTGGCTCACAGTTCTTCCCTGGACGACGTGGACCACAAGATCCTCTCGGCCAA ACAGGCCCTGGGCGACGTGACGGCCGCCCTGCGGGAGAAGTTGCACCGCTGGGAGAACATCGAGTCCCTGACGGGTTTCTGCCTGGTCACCAACCCGGGCCTGAGCGCGCTGGCCGTCGCCCTCAACCTGGAGCCGTCCTTCCTGGGCCTGCGTCCGGCCAGCCCGCAGCACCACCTCCTGCTGTCCGACGACCTGGACGACATGGACGAGGACATCCTGTCGCCCGGAACGCTGAAAT ATGCAGCCTGGCAGATGGAGCGGCGAGTGAGTGACCTCTGGCCACTGGGCAGCATCGCGGATAACCATTCGCCATGGAAACTCTCTG CAGctcagagtctgacacccctgcagcaAAGGATGGGAGATTCCACCTTGATGTTCAGCTCTCAGAG GGACATTATGGACGGCTACGACTCGGACTCGCCCCTGGCGTTCTGCCACGGCCCGTCGGCGAGGCCCCCGCGGGGTCGGACCTACGGAATCgcggcaggaggaggaggaggagtaggaGGAGGCCTGGGAAAGAGCTCCAGCCTCGGGGAGCTGAGCGGCACCTCCTCCTCGACGGCGGGCGTCCTGGCCTCCTCCTGCTCCACTCGCTCGCTCTGCTTCACGGCCGAGGGCGCCGACGGCCCCGCCCTCTACTCGGCCGTCCCCGCGCCCCCGAGGCGGAGCCTGGCGGAGGAGGGGCGCGAGGAGGGCGACGCTGCGGGGGGCGGCCGTCGCAGAAATGCCTTCAAAACCATTTTTAAGAAGAAGAAATGA
- the stim1b gene encoding stromal interaction molecule 1b isoform X2, translated as MNMARACLWLLCFLSVGVGEGDRTQTDRQYQRSRQDSELCTVDRQLCEDENALLSFEAIRSIHGLMDDDADGTVDAAETDEFLREDLQCHDPKAKHTSFHRADLRISVGDIWRTWKKSEVYNWTDEQVEEWLELSVELPQYAQSFRKHGLDGKALPRLAVKNATLTGTLLKISERSHAQKLQLKALDTVLFGPPPVLQNRWKDIVLGVSVLAALGGCWFAYVQTRRSRDDLSKLMKDLEGLQRAEQSLLDMQEKLQKARDDQRSVQVEKVKVEEELRNEIHCAKQEAQRLRELREGAENERCRQKYAEEELEQVRMALKKAERELESRARRSPPEALQTWLQLTHEIEVQYYNVKKQSAEKQLLQAREGAEKIKKKRNSLFGTFHVAHSSSLDDVDHKILSAKQALGDVTAALREKLHRWENIESLTGFCLVTNPGLSALAVALNLEPSFLGLRPASPQHHLLLSDDLDDMDEDILSPGTLKYAAWQMERRVSDLWPLGSIADNHSPWKLSAQSLTPLQQRMGDSTLMFSSQRDIMDGYDSDSPLAFCHGPSARPPRGRTYGIAAGGGGGVGGGLGKSSSLGELSGTSSSTAGVLASSCSTRSLCFTAEGADGPALYSAVPAPPRRSLAEEGREEGDAAGGGRRRNAFKTIFKKKK; from the exons ATGA ATATGGCGCGTGCTTGTTTGTGGCTTCTGTGCTTCCTGAGCGTCGGGGTCGGCGAGGGCGACCGTACCCAGACAGATCGCCAATATCAACGTTCTCGCCAAGACTCAG agttgtGCACCGTGGACCGGCAACTGTGCGAGGACGAGAACGCCCTGTTGAGTTTTGAGGCCATCCGCAGCATTCACGGACTGATGGACGACGACGCGGACGGCACGGTGGACGCGGCCGAGACGGACGAG TTCCTGCGGGAGGATCTCCAGTGTCACGACCCCAAAGCCAAGCACACCAGCTTCCATCGTGCCGACCTGCGCATCAGCGTGGGGGACATTTGGCGCACCTGGAAGAAATCGGAAG TGTATAACTGGACCGACGAGCAGGTGGAAGAGTGGCTTGAGCTCAGCGTGGAGCTCCCCCAATACGCCCAAAGCTTCCGCAAACACGGGCTGGATGGCAAGGCGTTACCAAG gctggcCGTGAAGAACGCGACCCTGACTGGGACGCTTTTGAAAATTTCAGAGCGCAGTCACGCTCAGAAGCTGCAACTCAAGGCTCTGGACACTGTCCTCTTTGGACCGCCGCCAG TCCTACAGAACCGATGGAAGGACATTGTTCTGGGCGTGTCTGTGCTTGCCGCGCTGGGCGGCTGCTGGTTCGCCTACGTCCAGACCAGGAGGTCCAGGGACGACCTGAGCAAGCTGATGAAGGACCTGGAGGGTCTTCAGAGGGCCGAGCAAAGCCTGCTGGACATGCAGGAGAA GCTGCAAAAGGCCCGAGACGATCAACGCTCCGTTCAGGTGGAGAAGGTaaaggtggaggaggagctgaGGAACGAGATCCACTGCGCCAAGCAGGAAGCCCAGCGGCTCCGGGAGCTCCGCGAGGGCGCTGAGAACGAGCGCTGTCGCCAGAAGTACGCCGAGGAGGAGCTGGAGCAG GTGAGGATGGCGCTGAAAAAGGCCGAGAGGGAGCTGGAGTCGCGGGCTCGCCGCTCGCCGCCGGAGGCGCTGCAGACGTGGCTGCAACTGACGCACGAGATCGAAGTTCAGTACTACAACGTGAAGAAGCAGAGTGCCGAGAAGCAGCTCCTGCAAGCCAGAGAGGGG GCCGAGAAGATCAAGAAGAAGAGGAACTCTCTCTTCGGGACCTTCCACGTGGCTCACAGTTCTTCCCTGGACGACGTGGACCACAAGATCCTCTCGGCCAA ACAGGCCCTGGGCGACGTGACGGCCGCCCTGCGGGAGAAGTTGCACCGCTGGGAGAACATCGAGTCCCTGACGGGTTTCTGCCTGGTCACCAACCCGGGCCTGAGCGCGCTGGCCGTCGCCCTCAACCTGGAGCCGTCCTTCCTGGGCCTGCGTCCGGCCAGCCCGCAGCACCACCTCCTGCTGTCCGACGACCTGGACGACATGGACGAGGACATCCTGTCGCCCGGAACGCTGAAAT ATGCAGCCTGGCAGATGGAGCGGCGAGTGAGTGACCTCTGGCCACTGGGCAGCATCGCGGATAACCATTCGCCATGGAAACTCTCTG ctcagagtctgacacccctgcagcaAAGGATGGGAGATTCCACCTTGATGTTCAGCTCTCAGAG GGACATTATGGACGGCTACGACTCGGACTCGCCCCTGGCGTTCTGCCACGGCCCGTCGGCGAGGCCCCCGCGGGGTCGGACCTACGGAATCgcggcaggaggaggaggaggagtaggaGGAGGCCTGGGAAAGAGCTCCAGCCTCGGGGAGCTGAGCGGCACCTCCTCCTCGACGGCGGGCGTCCTGGCCTCCTCCTGCTCCACTCGCTCGCTCTGCTTCACGGCCGAGGGCGCCGACGGCCCCGCCCTCTACTCGGCCGTCCCCGCGCCCCCGAGGCGGAGCCTGGCGGAGGAGGGGCGCGAGGAGGGCGACGCTGCGGGGGGCGGCCGTCGCAGAAATGCCTTCAAAACCATTTTTAAGAAGAAGAAATGA